One genomic region from Leptolyngbyaceae cyanobacterium JSC-12 encodes:
- a CDS encoding parvulin-like peptidyl-prolyl isomerase (IMG reference gene:2510095390~PFAM: PPIC-type PPIASE domain): protein MTAVLQVGSQLISAEDMLPLLQRYQVLPQVLRGLLIDQAIAGLSCTEEEEQQAIAIFDQHNQLASVEARQAWLHRHGMTLAQYAELATRPLLIEKFKQSKWAHTVESYFLKRKRDLDQVIYSLIRTKDIALANELYFRILEGEQEFETLAEQYSQGLEARTGGLLGPVPVYQIHPAIAKLLMVSKPGKLWSPCVVGEWVVIVRLEKLIPAQLDEVMHRRMVDELFESWVQEQIQPPISES, encoded by the coding sequence ATGACAGCAGTGCTTCAGGTGGGTAGCCAGCTGATTTCAGCAGAAGATATGCTACCTCTACTCCAGCGGTATCAAGTGTTGCCCCAGGTGTTACGCGGATTGTTGATTGATCAAGCGATCGCAGGACTTTCATGTACGGAAGAAGAAGAACAGCAGGCGATCGCAATTTTTGACCAGCACAATCAACTTGCCTCTGTTGAAGCACGCCAAGCTTGGCTACATCGTCATGGTATGACCCTTGCGCAGTATGCAGAACTAGCCACTCGCCCTCTACTGATTGAAAAATTTAAGCAATCAAAATGGGCACACACAGTTGAATCTTACTTTCTGAAGCGGAAGCGAGATCTGGATCAGGTTATTTATTCACTGATTCGGACAAAAGATATTGCTTTAGCGAATGAATTATATTTCCGCATTCTAGAAGGTGAGCAGGAGTTTGAAACTTTAGCAGAGCAGTATTCTCAAGGTTTGGAAGCTCGCACAGGGGGACTTTTGGGTCCGGTTCCTGTCTATCAAATTCATCCTGCGATCGCCAAACTTTTGATGGTTAGCAAACCCGGAAAACTTTGGTCACCTTGTGTGGTAGGAGAATGGGTCGTCATCGTTCGGTTGGAAAAACTCATCCCAGCTCAGTTGGATGAAGTTATGCATCGCCGCATGGTAGACGAACTATTTGAAAGTTGGGTTCAGGAGCAAATTCAACCCCCAATATCAGAATCCTGA
- a CDS encoding hypothetical protein (IMG reference gene:2510095391) has protein sequence MSQNQLPNTQTTSSRWSKLLSSGVLIAEAAIATIVLSVFVSSSPKLFTTQPPMPTVTASEKTNSSQNHIALMRLSFGLESKH, from the coding sequence ATGTCGCAGAATCAGTTGCCCAATACACAAACGACTTCGTCCCGCTGGTCAAAGCTGCTCTCATCGGGAGTTTTGATTGCTGAGGCTGCTATTGCCACCATCGTTCTCAGTGTTTTTGTATCTTCCAGCCCAAAACTGTTTACAACTCAACCTCCCATGCCTACAGTAACTGCATCGGAGAAAACCAATTCATCACAAAATCACATTGCGTTGATGCGTCTTTCCTTTGGGCTTGAATCCAAGCATTAA
- a CDS encoding RRM domain-containing RNA-binding protein (IMG reference gene:2510095392~PFAM: RNA recognition motif. (a.k.a. RRM, RBD, or RNP domain)) — protein MSIYVGNLSYEVTEDDLTAVFAEYGSVKRVQLPTDRETGRMRGFGFVEMSADAEEDAAIDALDGAEWMGRDLKVNKAKPRENRGNSFGGGDRRGGSQRRY, from the coding sequence ATGTCGATTTATGTAGGTAACCTGTCCTATGAGGTTACAGAGGATGATTTGACTGCTGTATTTGCAGAATATGGTTCAGTCAAACGGGTTCAGCTTCCCACAGATCGGGAGACTGGTCGGATGCGCGGCTTTGGCTTTGTAGAAATGAGTGCTGATGCTGAAGAGGACGCAGCCATTGATGCTCTGGATGGAGCGGAGTGGATGGGACGTGACTTGAAAGTTAACAAGGCAAAACCTCGCGAAAATAGAGGGAATTCTTTTGGAGGGGGCGATCGCCGGGGTGGTTCCCAACGTCGCTACTAA
- a CDS encoding hypothetical protein (IMG reference gene:2510095393), translating to MGKHQACWQFLKQIFKRRYRFVSLGCAAIATALLCIMPVWAKGSFATAKPVPALTLAQTRDALEQGKELYDAGRYQDAAKLLQQALETHPAPLKRAAMLANLSLAYQQLGAWKQATPAIDESLKLLGSQPPSQQGGLIRAQALEVQGRLLLARGDGEKALAVWQQAEAAYKLVNNQSGVTKSQLNQAQALRSLGFSRRALEQLNRLNQTLQSQPDSRQKAIALRALGDALQLVGDLQQSEKVLMQSLEIAQRLELPAETSATLLSLGNTARAQKQPPDVIAGYYQQAASLATAPITRVQAQLNYLNLLIDAQQWVNVQLVLPQILPELQQLPPSRAGVYARINYAQALLRLGKPEVDASQNSMPGTAPTLTAPSPFSVIPYPNSLSQQLQITLQQAIQHARELNDQRAESYALGTLGAAYEQTNQFKAAREITQKALVLAQSSNTWDVAYRWQWQLGRLLRQEDNLAEAIAAYDSAIANLKSLRGDLAAISPDVQFNFRDSVEPIYRQSVELLLQSEGGNPSAATLNKARERIEALQLAELDNFFREACLEGRRILLDKVVDKENPTTTIVYPIVLRDRATKTVTIQVIAKIPEQELKRYPVPAMPEAEFDNTLTNLQNLLAGTPTASNQTQLRSNAQKVYNWLIAPIEQDIQALEASKTKAATSKQSTPAKVDTFVFVLDDALRNVPMSLLWDGNQYLVEKYGIALSLGLQLFDPKPIAREPLKVLAAGLSAPPKGSLQEFGSLPNVELEIDAIAKLGVPTTPLLNQEFTRNRLSSKINADPFNVVHLATHGKFSSRAEDTFILAADGPINVTQFDTLLRSRDITRPEAIQLLVLSACQTATNDNRATLGLAGFAVRAGARSTLASLRNVSDESTPLLIEEFYRALNNPKETITKAEALRRAQIALLKGPRTTYNAPQYWAAYVLIGNWL from the coding sequence ATGGGTAAGCATCAGGCATGCTGGCAATTTCTCAAACAGATATTCAAACGCAGGTATCGGTTTGTGTCCCTAGGTTGTGCAGCGATTGCAACGGCTCTACTGTGCATCATGCCAGTTTGGGCAAAGGGTTCGTTCGCTACCGCTAAACCTGTGCCAGCCCTAACCCTAGCTCAGACGAGGGATGCCCTGGAACAGGGAAAGGAACTGTATGATGCAGGACGCTATCAGGATGCGGCCAAACTATTGCAACAAGCTCTGGAAACTCACCCCGCCCCTCTCAAACGAGCAGCCATGCTTGCCAACTTATCCCTCGCCTATCAGCAACTTGGTGCATGGAAACAGGCAACTCCAGCGATTGATGAAAGTCTCAAGCTTTTGGGGAGTCAGCCGCCATCTCAACAAGGGGGGCTAATTCGGGCCCAGGCGCTGGAGGTGCAGGGGCGATTACTCCTGGCACGGGGCGATGGCGAAAAGGCATTGGCCGTGTGGCAACAGGCAGAAGCCGCATACAAACTAGTCAATAATCAGTCAGGTGTGACAAAATCTCAGCTAAATCAGGCGCAGGCATTGCGATCGCTGGGGTTTTCCCGCCGTGCCCTGGAGCAACTGAATCGCTTGAATCAAACTCTGCAAAGCCAGCCCGATTCGCGCCAGAAAGCGATCGCCCTAAGAGCCTTGGGTGATGCCCTCCAACTGGTTGGAGACCTGCAACAGTCCGAAAAAGTGTTAATGCAAAGTCTGGAAATTGCTCAACGGTTGGAACTGCCAGCAGAAACCAGCGCCACTCTGCTGAGTTTGGGGAACACCGCCCGCGCCCAAAAACAGCCACCTGACGTGATTGCAGGCTATTATCAGCAAGCCGCTAGCCTGGCGACAGCACCAATTACACGAGTGCAGGCACAATTGAATTACCTGAATCTGTTAATTGATGCCCAGCAGTGGGTGAATGTGCAATTGGTGTTACCGCAAATTTTACCTGAACTCCAGCAACTTCCCCCCAGCCGTGCCGGGGTTTATGCTCGGATCAATTACGCTCAAGCACTCCTGCGATTAGGCAAACCCGAAGTAGACGCCAGTCAGAACTCTATGCCTGGGACCGCTCCCACCCTGACTGCCCCTTCTCCGTTCTCGGTGATTCCCTACCCCAACTCTCTCTCTCAACAGCTCCAAATTACCCTGCAGCAAGCAATTCAGCACGCACGAGAATTGAATGATCAACGGGCTGAATCCTATGCCTTGGGAACTTTAGGGGCTGCCTACGAACAAACCAACCAATTTAAAGCAGCCAGAGAAATCACACAAAAGGCATTAGTATTAGCGCAATCGAGTAATACCTGGGATGTGGCGTATCGCTGGCAGTGGCAATTGGGACGATTGCTACGACAGGAGGATAACCTGGCAGAGGCGATCGCTGCTTACGATAGCGCGATCGCTAACCTCAAATCTTTACGGGGAGATCTGGCTGCTATTAGCCCGGATGTTCAGTTCAACTTCCGGGACAGCGTAGAACCGATTTATCGCCAATCGGTCGAACTGTTGCTGCAATCCGAAGGCGGCAATCCCAGCGCGGCAACCCTCAACAAAGCGCGAGAACGCATTGAAGCTTTACAACTGGCAGAACTGGATAACTTCTTTCGGGAAGCCTGCTTAGAAGGGCGGCGAATCTTGTTGGATAAAGTTGTCGATAAAGAAAATCCTACGACGACGATTGTTTACCCCATTGTGCTGCGCGATCGTGCCACCAAAACCGTCACCATCCAGGTAATTGCCAAAATTCCTGAGCAAGAACTGAAACGCTACCCTGTCCCCGCCATGCCAGAAGCAGAGTTTGATAACACCTTAACCAATTTGCAAAACCTGCTAGCAGGAACCCCAACTGCCTCCAATCAAACGCAACTGCGCTCTAATGCTCAAAAGGTGTATAACTGGCTGATTGCCCCCATCGAACAAGATATTCAAGCATTAGAAGCGTCCAAAACGAAAGCAGCAACTTCCAAGCAATCCACTCCTGCAAAGGTTGATACTTTTGTGTTTGTTCTGGATGATGCGTTAAGAAATGTACCTATGTCTTTACTATGGGATGGAAACCAATATCTAGTGGAGAAATACGGCATTGCCCTTAGCTTAGGGTTGCAACTGTTTGACCCCAAGCCAATTGCGCGGGAACCACTAAAAGTGTTAGCAGCCGGATTGAGCGCCCCTCCTAAAGGTTCTCTCCAGGAATTTGGCTCTTTGCCCAATGTTGAGCTTGAAATTGATGCGATCGCCAAATTAGGTGTTCCTACCACGCCCCTGTTAAATCAAGAATTCACCCGCAATCGTCTGAGCAGCAAAATCAACGCCGATCCATTCAACGTGGTTCATTTAGCAACCCACGGCAAGTTTAGCTCCCGCGCCGAAGACACCTTCATCCTGGCGGCCGATGGTCCCATCAACGTCACCCAGTTCGATACTCTACTACGTAGTCGAGATATTACCCGTCCAGAAGCTATTCAACTTTTAGTTCTTAGTGCCTGTCAAACCGCCACCAACGACAATCGCGCCACTCTGGGATTGGCAGGGTTCGCCGTCCGCGCAGGCGCTCGCAGTACCTTAGCGTCGCTGCGCAATGTCAGCGATGAATCAACCCCTCTGCTAATTGAAGAATTTTATCGAGCGTTAAATAATCCCAAGGAAACTATTACCAAAGCTGAAGCCCTACGACGTGCGCAAATTGCCCTGCTGAAAGGTCCTCGTACTACATACAACGCTCCACAATATTGGGCAGCTTATGTGCTGATTGGAAACTGGTTGTAG
- a CDS encoding hemolysin activation/secretion protein (IMG reference gene:2510095394~PFAM: POTRA domain, ShlB-type; Surface antigen) encodes MAVSKLLPYPLKSYREEKNGSVNTLLRFNVCFSLFCVVSPIVATQGAIAQSFEVAQVRPPDPRGNQPPSQAPLPPPQIEPLPPPEQLLPSTPGTPPDQPPTDAPQTILIKGFIVTGSTVFSPQQLNDAIAAAIGSIPPEGKSISLNELFQARSAVTDLYVSKGYITSGAFIPPQKLQEGVVEIRVIEGSLEDIRVSGTQKLKPGYVSSRIGIATQAPLNRDRLLEALQLLQLNPLIANISAELSAGSRPGTSLLEVKVTEADSASVTFTVDNQRVPSVGTVRGQVLGLEQNLLGYGDAMSLAFTKTQGSNALDFTYTIPVSPRNTTIGFNAGFSASDVVEAPFDILDIHSESNYFELTGRHPLIQTPTQELAVGLTFGRRSTQTDLLGDIPFPSPGADVEGRTTASVLRFFQEYTKRSSQSVFAARSQFNFGVDVLNATNNEEPPDTNFFTWRLQTQWVRLLAPDTLLLLRGDLQLADRTLLPIEQFGLGGAVSVRGYRQDFLLTDNGLFGSAEVRIPILRFPRQQALLQVTPFFDFGRGWNLGQSPDPDPGFLASLGFGLRLQISNNFTARMDFGFPLVNVNSNKETLQEKGIYFSIVYTPF; translated from the coding sequence ATGGCTGTCTCCAAGCTCTTGCCGTATCCCCTAAAGTCGTATCGTGAGGAGAAGAATGGAAGCGTGAATACCCTGCTGCGATTCAACGTTTGCTTCAGTTTATTTTGTGTGGTATCGCCAATTGTCGCCACCCAGGGCGCGATCGCTCAATCATTTGAAGTCGCGCAGGTTCGTCCTCCCGACCCACGCGGTAATCAACCTCCGTCGCAGGCACCGTTGCCGCCGCCTCAAATTGAGCCATTACCACCGCCAGAGCAGTTACTCCCTTCTACCCCTGGTACACCACCCGATCAACCGCCAACGGATGCACCGCAAACTATTCTGATTAAAGGGTTTATCGTGACGGGCAGTACCGTTTTTTCGCCGCAACAGTTGAACGATGCGATCGCGGCTGCGATTGGATCGATTCCACCAGAAGGCAAGTCTATTTCCTTGAATGAGTTGTTTCAGGCACGCTCTGCCGTTACTGATTTATACGTCAGCAAGGGGTACATTACATCCGGTGCCTTCATCCCTCCCCAAAAATTGCAGGAGGGAGTAGTGGAAATTCGGGTGATAGAAGGCAGTTTGGAGGATATTCGCGTTTCTGGCACCCAAAAACTCAAGCCTGGTTATGTTTCCAGCCGGATTGGCATTGCCACCCAGGCACCTCTGAATCGCGATCGCCTGCTAGAAGCACTTCAGCTACTCCAACTGAACCCACTGATTGCCAATATTTCTGCTGAACTCTCGGCAGGGTCCCGTCCTGGTACCAGTTTGCTGGAAGTAAAAGTAACAGAAGCCGATTCTGCCTCTGTCACTTTCACAGTCGATAACCAACGTGTGCCGAGCGTGGGCACTGTTCGCGGGCAGGTATTAGGACTGGAACAAAATCTGCTGGGATATGGCGATGCGATGAGTCTGGCATTTACCAAGACTCAGGGGAGCAATGCCCTGGACTTCACTTACACCATTCCAGTTAGTCCCCGCAACACCACCATTGGTTTCAATGCTGGGTTTTCGGCAAGTGACGTAGTGGAAGCTCCTTTTGACATTCTGGATATTCACTCCGAATCAAACTACTTTGAACTCACTGGGCGACATCCCCTGATTCAAACACCCACTCAAGAGTTAGCCGTTGGGTTAACCTTTGGACGACGCAGCACTCAAACTGATTTATTAGGAGATATCCCGTTTCCTAGCCCTGGGGCTGATGTGGAAGGACGCACAACTGCTAGCGTGTTGCGGTTTTTCCAGGAATACACCAAACGTAGCAGTCAATCGGTGTTTGCGGCGCGATCGCAGTTCAACTTTGGAGTGGATGTGCTCAACGCCACCAACAATGAAGAACCACCAGACACCAACTTCTTTACTTGGAGGCTGCAAACTCAGTGGGTACGCCTATTAGCACCCGATACCTTACTGCTATTACGAGGCGATTTGCAACTGGCAGATCGGACCTTACTCCCGATTGAACAATTTGGCTTAGGTGGTGCGGTTTCCGTTCGGGGGTATCGTCAAGATTTTCTGCTGACTGACAACGGGCTGTTTGGCTCGGCAGAAGTGCGTATTCCTATCTTGCGATTTCCCAGACAACAAGCCTTGCTACAAGTCACTCCCTTTTTCGACTTTGGACGCGGCTGGAACTTGGGACAATCCCCTGACCCTGACCCTGGTTTTCTGGCATCACTAGGCTTCGGATTGCGCCTGCAAATTAGCAACAATTTTACGGCTCGAATGGATTTTGGTTTTCCTCTGGTGAATGTGAATTCTAACAAAGAAACACTCCAAGAAAAAGGGATTTACTTCTCGATCGTGTACACACCGTTTTAA
- a CDS encoding filamentous hemagglutinin family N-terminal domain protein (IMG reference gene:2510095395~PFAM: haemagglutination activity domain~TIGRFAM: filamentous hemagglutinin family N-terminal domain) — protein MTRSSVYPCWRSPLATGIAISAALLSQIAHAQNISFDGTLGRSDTLIGPNYTIDPNLGQTRGSNLFHSFRQFNLNTGETAIFQSGANIQNILARVTGGASSIDGLIKTQGSHANLFLINPRGIVFGANARLDMAGSFVATTADSLKFPDGSEFSATNPQPAPLLATNITPGLQYGPRQGTIRNDGQLRVAAGQSLTLLGTTVTNTGILAAPGGRVEVLGDRVALLGTGSINVSAVGGGGTVLIGGDFQGKGSVPNAAQTVVAPTVSIKADAIGTGNGGTVIIWSDKSTRFYGTISARGGNEGGNGGFIEVSGKEALDYNGTVDAGATRGIPGTFLLDPTNIEIVASGGDTSNLETVDEFGDPNLNGNVTRLNVAAINNASFQEVVLQATNNITFSVPIDIQGQGIKLTADAGNNLFVNANVKTDARNITLRAENGVFISNAEINSNKNDIAAGSFVAIGGRKQVSINNSIIRSRTDSASSTKANTGAIAILSTEGSVSLDGANISTTNFDVGIAGDIIITARDSVTIRNSSVFSRGNQGQILIGESRYLDITPASITLDNSVLTASNDIPDIPAGTQIDAGGISLIANRSVSLTNGSEVTSSTFRLGNPGIVLLGTNGGEVSLSGGSGVLTRIEPQGIANLTSDTEFAGGAFNALLGRSNTEVVGSTFVLTGSLSITDNSLISATTFGTGNAGAVVVLASDEVSLTNRGAIFSRSSVDKAGNPARGDAGGILIGTGSLTIRGSGSGLTTATEGTGDAGVILVFADNRISIDGRGSGIFSSVLSETAQKGGAIGLSARSLVIKNGGRISVNNESSGSAGEIFIEAVATFLDQNSRISATTRSGQGGNIKLNTAVLNLYRSSSISTDADTARLASGIQPGGNIRIAGIPSFGFDRTIVIAAKPGQDNNIVAKAFRGRGGDIFIFAGRLLDIRQRPEVSATNDIDASSQFGADGFVTVSTLDIDPERGTVQLAGDLVDASQLIAEGCDTRGKLSLGRLTNAGRGGLPPSPSDALADDEVIAEWVSGDQFIAQEPDAESENDISRANSSSISSTQISETPKKIVEAQGWILDTDGNVVLVAQASEADLQAPWLSPSSCRIP, from the coding sequence ATGACCAGAAGCAGCGTTTATCCATGCTGGCGATCGCCCCTAGCCACTGGGATTGCGATCTCCGCTGCCCTTCTTTCACAAATTGCCCACGCCCAAAACATCTCATTTGATGGTACGTTGGGGCGATCCGATACACTCATCGGTCCTAACTACACCATTGACCCTAACCTGGGGCAAACGCGAGGCAGCAATCTGTTTCACAGCTTTCGCCAATTCAACCTGAACACGGGTGAAACCGCCATTTTTCAGAGTGGAGCCAATATTCAAAATATTCTGGCGCGGGTAACGGGCGGCGCATCCTCAATTGATGGACTAATCAAAACCCAAGGCTCTCATGCCAACCTGTTTTTGATCAACCCACGCGGCATCGTATTTGGAGCAAATGCCCGCCTGGATATGGCAGGTTCATTTGTCGCCACTACGGCAGACTCGTTGAAGTTTCCCGATGGCAGCGAATTTAGCGCCACCAATCCCCAACCTGCTCCACTACTGGCAACGAACATTACCCCAGGGTTGCAATACGGACCTCGCCAGGGGACGATTCGCAATGATGGACAGCTTAGAGTTGCAGCAGGGCAAAGCCTGACTCTGCTAGGCACCACAGTTACCAATACAGGTATACTTGCAGCACCGGGTGGACGGGTGGAAGTGTTGGGCGATCGCGTCGCACTGTTGGGGACTGGCAGCATCAATGTGTCAGCCGTGGGCGGCGGCGGTACCGTGCTGATTGGTGGCGACTTTCAGGGCAAAGGCTCTGTTCCGAATGCAGCGCAAACTGTAGTCGCGCCTACGGTTTCTATCAAGGCAGATGCGATCGGCACAGGTAATGGCGGCACAGTCATCATCTGGTCAGATAAATCGACCCGCTTCTACGGCACGATCAGCGCTCGTGGTGGCAATGAGGGCGGCAATGGAGGGTTCATTGAAGTTTCTGGGAAGGAAGCACTAGACTACAACGGCACAGTGGATGCTGGAGCAACGAGAGGGATACCTGGCACCTTTCTGTTAGATCCAACCAATATTGAAATAGTCGCTAGCGGCGGCGATACTAGCAATCTGGAGACAGTGGATGAGTTTGGCGACCCTAACTTGAACGGGAACGTGACTCGGCTCAATGTGGCTGCAATTAACAACGCCTCTTTTCAGGAGGTAGTGCTGCAAGCTACGAACAACATTACGTTCAGCGTTCCGATTGACATACAAGGTCAGGGAATTAAGCTCACTGCCGATGCGGGCAACAACCTGTTCGTCAATGCCAACGTTAAGACCGATGCCAGAAACATTACTCTGCGGGCAGAAAATGGGGTGTTTATCTCTAATGCTGAAATTAATTCAAACAAAAACGATATTGCGGCAGGTAGTTTTGTTGCGATTGGGGGACGCAAGCAGGTTTCGATTAACAACAGTATTATCCGAAGCCGTACCGATAGTGCTAGCAGTACTAAGGCAAACACCGGGGCGATCGCCATTCTTTCCACAGAAGGTTCCGTTTCGTTGGATGGGGCGAACATCAGCACTACCAACTTTGATGTAGGCATCGCAGGAGATATCATCATCACGGCTCGCGATAGCGTGACAATCAGAAACAGCAGCGTTTTCAGTCGAGGCAACCAGGGACAAATTCTCATTGGTGAATCTCGTTACCTGGATATCACTCCAGCCTCAATTACCCTGGATAATTCCGTTTTAACAGCCAGCAATGATATTCCTGACATTCCAGCCGGAACCCAAATTGATGCGGGCGGCATTTCTTTGATTGCCAATCGCTCGGTTTCATTAACCAATGGTTCAGAGGTTACTAGCAGCACATTTCGTTTGGGCAACCCTGGCATTGTTTTGCTGGGCACGAATGGAGGAGAGGTCTCCCTCAGCGGTGGCAGTGGAGTATTGACTCGCATTGAACCGCAAGGAATCGCCAACCTGACAAGTGATACTGAGTTTGCAGGTGGAGCATTTAATGCTTTGTTAGGGCGTTCTAATACTGAAGTTGTTGGCTCAACGTTTGTTTTAACAGGTTCGTTGTCCATCACTGATAACTCTCTGATTTCTGCAACCACCTTTGGCACGGGCAATGCGGGTGCAGTGGTGGTGTTAGCCAGCGATGAAGTGTCTTTAACCAATAGGGGCGCGATTTTCAGTCGTTCTAGCGTTGACAAGGCGGGCAATCCAGCGAGAGGGGATGCAGGCGGTATTTTGATTGGAACTGGTTCATTGACGATTCGCGGATCTGGCTCTGGCTTAACCACGGCAACTGAAGGAACTGGGGATGCAGGGGTAATTTTGGTGTTTGCAGATAACCGCATTTCTATTGATGGGCGCGGTAGCGGTATTTTTAGCTCGGTATTATCAGAAACGGCGCAAAAAGGGGGAGCGATCGGGTTGAGTGCGCGATCGCTAGTCATCAAAAATGGCGGCAGAATCAGCGTCAATAACGAAAGTAGTGGGTCTGCTGGCGAAATCTTCATTGAAGCAGTAGCAACCTTTCTGGATCAAAACAGTCGCATCAGTGCGACGACCCGCTCTGGGCAGGGCGGCAATATTAAGCTAAACACTGCCGTTTTGAATCTCTATCGGAGTAGTTCTATTTCCACAGATGCCGATACTGCGAGGCTTGCCAGTGGCATTCAACCAGGAGGAAATATTCGCATCGCGGGCATTCCCTCATTTGGCTTTGATCGCACCATTGTGATTGCTGCAAAACCTGGACAAGATAACAATATTGTCGCCAAAGCCTTTAGAGGCAGGGGTGGAGACATTTTCATCTTTGCCGGACGGTTGCTTGACATTCGCCAACGCCCAGAAGTTTCAGCCACCAATGATATTGATGCTAGTTCTCAATTTGGCGCAGATGGTTTTGTTACCGTCAGCACCCTGGATATTGACCCGGAACGCGGCACGGTTCAGTTAGCGGGGGATCTGGTCGATGCTAGCCAACTGATTGCCGAAGGTTGTGATACTCGTGGCAAGCTATCTTTAGGCCGTTTGACAAATGCTGGGCGAGGTGGTCTGCCTCCCAGTCCCTCGGATGCACTGGCGGATGATGAGGTGATCGCAGAGTGGGTTTCGGGCGATCAATTCATTGCTCAGGAACCTGATGCAGAATCAGAAAATGATATAAGTCGCGCCAATTCTAGCAGCATCAGTTCTACTCAAATTTCTGAAACTCCAAAGAAAATTGTTGAAGCGCAGGGTTGGATTTTGGATACCGATGGTAACGTGGTCCTGGTTGCTCAGGCATCGGAGGCAGATCTTCAAGCACCATGGCTGTCTCCAAGCTCTTGCCGTATCCCCTAA